TCAACGACGTCTACGTTTACACAATTATACCCGATGGCAGTCTGACCGCAATCCCCAACTTGAAAACACAGTGCCGTCCATGTCGAATAATTATACCCGATGGCAGTCTGACCGCAATCCCCAACCTTGAGTTGTGGGTGTGCCATAAACAACCGAATTATACCCGATGGCAGTCTGACCGCAATCCCCAACCATGAGCGTCGCCGGTCGCCCTCTCTGGCGAATTATACCCGATGGCAGTCTGACCGCAATCCCCAACCGGAATTGTCTCTTATCTTTTCCCCACTGAATTATACCCGATGGCAGTCTGACCGCAATCCCCAACCTTCCGCTGGCGTTGGCTCGTAGCCAGCGAATTATACCCGATGGCAGTCTGACCGCAATCCCCAACAAGCGAGGACGAATGCCACTGCCGTCTGTCGATTATACCCGATGGCAGTCTGACCGCAATCCCCAACTATGTCGTCAACTTCCGCATAGCGCATAAGATTATACCCGATGGCAGTCTGACCGCAATCCCCAACCCAGAGATGGAGCAGTGAGAAGTTCGCATTATACCCGATGGCAGTCTGACCGCAATCCCCAACGAGAGACAAGGGTGGTTCTACGAAGAAGAGATTATACCCTATGGCAGTCTGACCCCAATCCCCAACAAATTCCAGACGATTGTTTTTCAGCGTTAATCTTATTCGACCAATTTATGAATATTTGACTTTATTTTCTGCAAGAACTGCAAAAATGAATCGGTTTCATTTTTAATGTATTTTTCAATTTCGTCGTATAGCTTGTTTTCATAATAATTTTTTATTACCTTCCCGTCTTGTGCTTTATCGGTAAAATTAGTTAATTTTGCTCCAACGAAATTTCCATTATTCAAAAGAACAACAATCGGTTTTAGATCGAGATAAGGTCGCTTATAATGTAAGTCTTTACTACTTAAGCATTTACCTAAGTATTTATTAAATTTTGATATAAGAAACTCCCATTCAAAATCTAGATTATATCCAACCGGCACAAAATCCCAGACATTCAAGCCATCTGCAAAAAACTTGTTGAAAAATTCGGTTACTATCTGCTTTTCAGACGATTCCCACTCTTTTAATATCACTAAATTTTCTCTAGGTTTGCCAGTCCTTAAATCAACTCTTTGGAACTGTATTGTAATAATTTTATCAGTCACTGGATTAGGTTTGTCTCCTGGTGAATAGGTTTCGATATCAAAGTAATATTCCGCCATTTTATTACCTCTATTTTTTTTATACCCTGCCCACTCGTAAACGAGAAATCTTTGTGGGTCTTTGTCTATATCGAGTTCATCAATAGGCATATTATACCCTATGGCAGTCTGACCGCAATCCCCAAAATCTAAGCACGATTTTTCCACTCCAAGGTCTAAAGCCCCCCCTTAGACTCCGGCTTTAAAAAAACGTCTTCAGCAGTTATGATTCCAAGTAGTTTCTCGCTTGGCTTTCCTGAGTGAGTCACTAATAATACAAACAAAGGCGCAGACGAAACTCTATACCTTTCAAGGAAGCGATCTCTAATCGCTTCCAGTTCTAAACCGCGGGGGATGAACTGGTAGATCCCCTCCTCCTCCTTCACATACCCGACTTCCGACACTTTTGCATCCAAATCCACGAGATGTTCATCCGTCTTCTCGCTCAACCAATTGATGATTGAAGATTCAGTAACTAAACCAATCACCCTTTCAGATTGATCCACTATGGGAATTTGAGAATAATCGTGCTCTCCCATCACCTTTATGATTTCTCTGATGGGATGACTCAATTTCCTTTTCTCCACGTTACGGGTCATAATGTCCTCCGCTGTGTATCTCTTGGCAAAAACCTCTATTATCTCCCTCAATTGCGACATACATCCCTCTGTAGGAACTACCTCTAAATCTTGATTAGAATGGACAATCAAGTTACGGATATTTATGATCCGATCAAGCTTCTTTTTATATTTCTTTACAAGCCGATCTCCCGAGCCTTCTAACTCTTTCACCAAAGACTTCAGGCCTTTATTACTTTTTTCTATTTCAAGCATTTCACCTCTCTCTTCAAGAAGGGACTCCAATTTTCCAAAGTCCCTGATAAACTCTCCCGAAAGATCTCGACCCTCCATCTTATCTCGCACCTATCTTCGCATCATCCCTGCGTATGGTACCGACGGGATTCCCCCTATTGCAATCTGTGCTTATAGGGAAGCAGTCTACCCATGCCAGTATGACTGCAATCCCCAACATCCCAGCTCCCAATACCCAGCATC
This genomic stretch from Fimbriimonadales bacterium harbors:
- a CDS encoding CBS domain-containing protein produces the protein MEGRDLSGEFIRDFGKLESLLEERGEMLEIEKSNKGLKSLVKELEGSGDRLVKKYKKKLDRIINIRNLIVHSNQDLEVVPTEGCMSQLREIIEVFAKRYTAEDIMTRNVEKRKLSHPIREIIKVMGEHDYSQIPIVDQSERVIGLVTESSIINWLSEKTDEHLVDLDAKVSEVGYVKEEEGIYQFIPRGLELEAIRDRFLERYRVSSAPLFVLLVTHSGKPSEKLLGIITAEDVFLKPESKGGL